Proteins from a genomic interval of Betta splendens chromosome 10, fBetSpl5.4, whole genome shotgun sequence:
- the LOC114864352 gene encoding protocadherin beta-16-like, with amino-acid sequence MAVTGIFWRIGGLAILFLFFHVSNGDVSYSFPEELKRGSVIGNIAKDLGLEANRLSTRKARIDTDGGDKHYCDINLRTGDLTVAERIDREGLCGDKASCVLKQELMLENPLELHRISLHVQDINDNSPQFNKELIHIDIRESAVKGARFPIEEAHDADIGKYSIQTYKLQNNDNFILGVGTNSVELVLNKELDREVLTELDLILTALDGGSPPRSGTALIRVSVLDANDNVPVFSQAIYKASVPENSPQGTVVATVTATDADAGVNGDVTYEFGHMSEEVKSMFTIDHKTGEINLKSTVDFETASSFELRVTAKDGLGLTSYAKVIIDVTDVNDNPPIIYLKSLSNPIPEDVSPGTEVGIINVQDRDSENNRQVRCSIQQNVPFKLVPSIKNYYSLVTTGQLDRELVSDYNITISATDEGSPPLSSSKTVHLSVADVNDNPPAFEEQSYSAYVSENNKPGSTLCSVAARDPDWRQNGTVIYSLLPAEVNGAPVSSYVSVNGDTGVIHAVRSFDYEQFRSFKVHVMARDNGSPPLSSNVTVSVFVSDVNDNSPQILYPAPEGNSFMTELVPKAAHGGSLVSKVIAVDADSGQNAWLSYHIVKSTDPGLFTIGVHSGEIRTQRDVLESDSMKQNLIVSVKDNGQPSLSATCSMYLLISDNLAEVPELKDISYDEKNSKLTSYLIIALVSVSTFFLTFIIIILGVRFCRRRKPRLLFDGAVAIPSAYLPPNYADVDGTGTLRSTYNYDAYLTTGSRTSDFKFVSSYNDNTLPADQTLRKSPSDFADAFGDSDGSPEVGTCHVTTVRSVEPVIYSLSCRSSFY; translated from the coding sequence ATGGCAGTCACCGGTATTTTCTGGAGAATCGGTGGTCTTGCTATATTGTTCCTATTTTTCCACGTCTCAAATGGAGATGTAAGCTATTCTTTTCCGGAGGAGTTGAAGCGCGGATCCGTGATCGGAAACATTGCAAAAGATTTGGGTCTTGAAGCCAATAGACTATCAACCCGGAAGGCTCGCATTGATACCGATGGAGGTGACAAACATTATTGTGACATAAACCTACGAACCGGGGATCTGACTGTTGCCGAGAGGATTGACAGAGAGGGCCTCTGCGGAGACAAAGCGTCCTGCGTGCTGAAACAAGAGCTCATGTTAGAGAACCCGTTAGAACTGCATCGAATTAGTCTGCATGTCCAGGATATAAACGATAATTCTCCTCAGTTTAACAAAGAATTAATCCATATAGATATTCGGGAATCTGCGGTTAAAGGTGCGCGTTTTCCTATAGAAGAAGCACATGATGCTGACATAGGCAAATATTCAATTCAAACGTACAAATTACAAAACAATGACAATTTTATTTTAGGCGTTGGAACCAACTCCGTGGAGCTTGTGCTGAACAAAGAGCTGGACCGGGAGGTTTTAACAGAATTAGATTTGATTCTCACGGCGCTTGACGGAGGTTCTCCACCGAGGTCAGGCACCGCTTTAATTCGCGTCTCTGTGCTAGATGCTAATGATAACGTCCCAGTGTTTAGCCAGGCAATTTACAAAGCCAGCGTACCCGAAAACTCTCCTCAAGGAACTGTTGTAGCAACAGTAACTGCTACCGATGCAGACGCGGGGGTCAATGGAGATGTCACATATGAATTTGGACACATGTCAGAGGAAGTGAAATCCATGTTTACTATTGATCATAAGACAGGCGAAATAAATTTAAAGAGTACAGTTGATTTTGAAACAGCGTCATCATTTGAACTGCGTGTTACAGCAAAAGATGGTTTGGGCTTAACCTCATATGCAAAAGTCATAATAGATGTTACTGATGTAAATGACAACCCACCTATTATTTATCTAAAATCACTGAGTAACCCCATACCTGAAGATGTGTCACCTGGTACAGAGGTGGGCATCATTAACGTACAGGACAGAGACTCTGAGAACAACAGACAGgttcgctgctccatccagcaaaATGTCCCATTCAAGTTAGTTCCttccattaaaaactattattctctggtgaccacaggacaactggaccgtgaactagtgtctgattacaacattaccatcagtgccactgacgagggttctcctcctctgtcctcctctaaaaccgttcacttatctgtagctgacgtcaacgacaacccacCTGCGTTTGAGGAACAGTCCTACAGCGcatatgtgagtgaaaacaacaaacctggctccaccttatgttccgttgctgctcgagacccggactggagacagaacggtaccgtgatctactctctgttacctgctgaggtgaacggtgccccggtgtcgtcctatgtgtcagtgaacggagacacgggggtgatccacgctgtgaggtcgtttgattacgaacagttcaggagttttaaagtgcacgtgatggccagagacaacggttctcctcctctcagcagcaacgtgaccgtcagtgtgttcgtgtcggatgtgaacgacaactctcctcagatactgtaccccgccccggagggcaactcgttcatgaccgagctggtccccaaagctgcacacggaggctctctggtgtccaaagtcatagcggtggacgcggactccggacagaacgcctggctgtcctatcacatagtcaaatccactgatccgggacttttcaccatcggtgtccacagcggagagatcaggacgcagagggacgttttagagtctgacagcatgaagcagaacctcattgtgtcggtgaaagataacggacagccctctctgtctgccacctgttccatgtatttactgatctctgataacttggctgaggtgccagaactgaaggacatttcttacgatgagaagaattccaagctgacgtcgtatctgatcattgctctggtgtccgtgtccacgtttttcctgaccttcatcatcatcatcctgggtgtgaggttctgtcgtaggaggaagcccagactgttgtttgacggagcagtagccatccccagcgcttatctccctcctaattacgcagatgttgacggcacaggaactttacgcagcacttacaactatgacgcctacctgacaacaggctctagaaccagtgactttaagttcgtgtcatcctataatgacaacacgctgcctgctgaccagactctgaggaagagtccttcagactttgctgatgcttttggagaTTCGGATGGTTCTCCTGAGGTAGGCACTTGTCATGTCACCACTGTAAGATCTGTCGAACCAGTGATTTACAGCCTTTCGTGTCgttcttctttttattaa